ACCAAGTCGAGCTGGTTGTCGTACAGCACCTTGGAAGGCGGTGGCGCGTTGCGCAGAAAGCGCTGCTTGCGCGCCTGCACGTAGTCGTACAGCGCAGCATCCGATTGCACCGGGTTGGCATCCGGATAGCGTTGCTGTAGCCACGTGCCGAGCCGGCCTTCGTCGAGCAACGCGGTCACGCGTTCGACGAGGTGGGATGGGTAGGCGGCGAGATAACGGTGGGCGGGCATGGCGGCGCTGGATGGCAAAAAGCCCAGCCTTGCGGCTGGGCTTCGTGTCTGGTGGGTCGTGCGGGACTCGAACCTGCGACCAACGGATTAAAAGTCCGCTGCTCTACCAACTGAGCTAACGACCCGTGCAAAGACCGGAATCTCGGCACTTGGTACTACTAATGAAAAACCGGCTTGTGGCCGGTTTCTCGTATTGGTGGGTTGTCACAGGCTCGAACTGTGGACCTACGGATTAAGAGTCCGCTGCTCTACCAACTGAGCTAACAACCCGAAGAGGGCCGAATAGTAGCCCGGCCCCGGATAGGTGTCAACACTCCGCTGTAAAATAGTTGGCCGGGCTGGGAGGCGGGCTGTCCCCGATGCCGGGTGCTGCCGGCTGCGGGTTACACTCGGGGCTTTGTTGGCCAAGGAAAACACAGATGCGCATCCTTCACACCATGCTGCGGGTAGGCAACCTGGAGCGCTCGCTCGCCTTCTATACCGAGGTGCTCGGCATGAAGCTGTTGCGGCGCAAGGACTACCCGGATGGGCGCTTCACGCTGGCCTTCGTCGGCTATGGCGAGGAATCGGAAACGGCGGTGCTCGAGCTCACCCATAACTGGGATTCCGACCGCTACGAGCTCGGCACCGGCTATGGTCATATCGCGCTGGAGGTGCAGGATGCGTATGCGACCTGTGACGCGGTGCGCGCCAAGGGCGGCAAGGTGACGCGCGAGGCCGGGCCGATGAAGCATGGCACCACGGTGATCGCCTTCGTCGAGGATCCGGACGGCTACAAGATCGAGTTCATCCAGCGCGGCACCCAATGATCGCCGGCCGCCGATGGCGGCCATCCCACCACTCTTGCGATGGGCCTTCGCATGAACAAACTGACCCCGCTGTTGCTCGGCCTCGTTCCCATGCTGGGGCAGGCCGCGCAGCTTGACGGCAGCCAGCTCTCCCTGCAGTGGGCGCTGCCCTTTGCCGGCATTCTCCTGTCGATCGCGCTGTTTCCGCTGCTGGCGCCGCATTTCTGGCATGCCCATTTTGGCAAGGTGGCAGCCTTCTGGTCTGCGGCGTTCCTTATCCCGTGCGCGCTGGCGTTCGGGCCGGGCGTGGCCGGCGGGGTGGTGGCGCACGCCCTCGTCGACGAGTTCATCCCCTTCATCATCCTGCTGTTCGCGCTCTACACCATTTCTGGCGGCATCCTGGTATGGGGCAACCTGCACGGTTCGCCGGCGCTCAATACCGGCATCCTGGCGCTGGGTTCGCTGCTGGCTTCCATCATGGGGACCACCGGCGCAGCAATGCTGCTGATCCGGCCGCTGCTCAAGGCCAACGACAATCGCCAGCACAACGTGCACGTGGTGGTGTTCTTCATCTTCCTGGTGGCCAACATCGGCGGCGGCTTGACTCCGATCGGCGATCCGCCGCTGTTCCTCGGCTTTCTCAAGGGCGTGAGCTTCTTCTGGACCTTGGAGCACATGCTGCTGCCGGTGCTGTTGTGTGTCGCCATCCTGCTGGCACTGTTCTATGTCATCGATCGTCACTACTTCACCAAGGAAGGCGTGCTTCCGGTGGATAAGACGCCGGATACCGAGGGCATCAAGCTGTTTGGCACGTTCAACTTCGCGCTGATCGTCGGCGTGGTGGCGGCGGTGGTGATGTCCGGCGTG
This region of Chitinolyticbacter meiyuanensis genomic DNA includes:
- the gloA gene encoding lactoylglutathione lyase, producing the protein MRILHTMLRVGNLERSLAFYTEVLGMKLLRRKDYPDGRFTLAFVGYGEESETAVLELTHNWDSDRYELGTGYGHIALEVQDAYATCDAVRAKGGKVTREAGPMKHGTTVIAFVEDPDGYKIEFIQRGTQ
- a CDS encoding sodium:proton antiporter — its product is MNKLTPLLLGLVPMLGQAAQLDGSQLSLQWALPFAGILLSIALFPLLAPHFWHAHFGKVAAFWSAAFLIPCALAFGPGVAGGVVAHALVDEFIPFIILLFALYTISGGILVWGNLHGSPALNTGILALGSLLASIMGTTGAAMLLIRPLLKANDNRQHNVHVVVFFIFLVANIGGGLTPIGDPPLFLGFLKGVSFFWTLEHMLLPVLLCVAILLALFYVIDRHYFTKEGVLPVDKTPDTEGIKLFGTFNFALIVGVVAAVVMSGVWKPGIEFEFAGASLSLQDLVRDVVLIVLALASLKFTPKQVRAGNDFNWFPMQEVGKLFAAIFIVMAPAIAILRAGEAGQLAPLVRTVFDASGAPRDFMFFWMTGALSAFLDNAPTYLVFFNLAHGDAAHLMTDMASTLLAISAGAVFMGAMSYIGNAPNFMVKAVAEDRGVKMPSFFGYMAWSALILLPLFVIVTLVFFHV